GCGTGCAACTTTATCTCCGTTTTTAGCCTTACTTATCAATTCCTCCTGGGAAGCCTTGCTCAATTTTCTGCACCCTCGCTCTTTCGTTTTTTGATAGCTTTAAGCATCTTGACACATGTGCCCTTACCAACCTCTGATGTAACCTCAAGCTTATCCATGAATGTTTCCATTACAGTAAATCCCATACCAGAGCGCTCCTGGTCAGGTTTTGTTGTAAAGAGTGGTTGCCGAGCAAGCTCAACATCTTCAATTCCTTTACCAAAGTCAATTACTTCAATCTCAACAACATAATTTTCATAAATCTTTCCTTTTATTATTATTTCCCCAATTTTATCCTCATATGCATGAATTATTGAATTTGTTACAGCTTCAGATACAGCAGTTTTTATTTCAGTAATTTCATCTAAAGTAGGAT
The DNA window shown above is from Caldicellulosiruptor owensensis OL and carries:
- the spoIIAB gene encoding anti-sigma F factor — protein: MNVLNYMELKIPSKAQNESFARVVVAAFVAQLDPTLDEITEIKTAVSEAVTNSIIHAYEDKIGEIIIKGKIYENYVVEIEVIDFGKGIEDVELARQPLFTTKPDQERSGMGFTVMETFMDKLEVTSEVGKGTCVKMLKAIKKRKSEGAEN